In Monodelphis domestica isolate mMonDom1 chromosome 1, mMonDom1.pri, whole genome shotgun sequence, the sequence tgaagaagtacattacatttgattataccacagtgaatcattctctgtgtacaatgtcctcctggttctgctcctttcactttgcatcaattcctgaaggtcattccagttcacatagaattcttccactttattattcctttgagcacaatagaattccatcactaacatataccacaatttgttcagccatttcctaattgaagggcaactgctcattttccaattcttggccaccacaaagagcaaagctataaatatttttgtacatttctttttccttattatctctttggagtacaaacccagcaatgcaatggctggatcaaagggcagacagtcttttagtgccctttgggcatagttccaaattgccctccagaatggttggatcagttcacaaccccaccagcagtgaattagtgtccttactttgccacattccctgaagcattcattactttcctttactgtcctgttagccaatctgctaggtgtgaggtgatacctcagagttattttgattttcatttctcgagaacactttttcatgggcttattaatagttttgatttctttaactgaaaattgcttattcctgtcgcttgcccatttatcaattagagaatagcttgattttttgtacaattggtttagttctttataaatttgagtaattagacctttgtcagaggtttttgttatgaagattgtttcccagtttgttggtttccttctaattttggttgcattagttttgtttgtacaaaaactttttaatttgatataatcaaaaatatttattttatattttgtgatatttttatagcacttgcttggttttaaagtctttcccaaagatctgacatgtataatattctgtatACATACCTAATTTGCATagttcctttctttatattcaagtcattcacccattctgagtttatcttggtatagggtgtgagatgttgatgcaaacctaatctctcccatactgtcttccaattttcctagcagttttttatcaaatagtgggttttgttcccaaaatctgggatctttggccttgtcatagactgtcttgctgaggtcacttaccccaaatctgttccactgatccttctttctgtctcttagccagtatcgtattgttttgatgaccattggtttatagtatagtttgagatctgtgactgcaaggcccctttcctttacatgtttttcatgatttccctggagatccttgatcttttgatctttcaaatgaattttgttatggttttttctaattcagtaaaaatgtgtTTTGGCATTTCAATAAgtatggcagtaaataagtaaattaatttgggtaggatggtcatttttattatgttagctcatagTACCcattaatggaatttctctttctatttcttgctgctgaaatgtgttggaaatatacagaaatgctaatgacttatatgggtttattttgtatcctacaattttgctaaagttgttgattattttgtctagctttttgattgattctctggggttctttaagtagaccatcatatcatctgcaaagagtgatagcttggtctcctcattgcctcttttaataaaacttcagtttctttttcttctctaattgttactgtgAGTGttgctagtacaatgttaaataatagaggtgataatagggatccttgtttcacttctgatcttatttggaaggcttctactttgtccccattgcagatgacgcttgctgatggttttagatatatactgtttatcatttttaggaaaggcccttctattcctgtgctttctagtgttttcaataggaatgagtgttgtattttgtcaaaggccttttcttcatctattaaaataatcatgtgatttttgtcagtttgcttgttaatatggtcaattatgtggatttcccccctaatattgaaccacccttgcattcctggcatgaatcctacctgatcatagtgaataacctttgtgatgactttgcatctatattcattaaggagattggtctatagttttctttctctgtttttgacctgcctggctttggaatcagtaccatatttgtgtcataaaaggaatttgatagtattccttctttccttattctgtcagatagtttgtataatattggagttagttgttctttgaatgtttgatagaattcacttgtgaatcagtctggacatggggattttttcttagggaaatctttagtgacttgttcaatttctctttcttatatggggttgtttaggtagtctatttcttcctctgttagtctaggcaatttatatttttgtaaatattcatccatatcacctagaatgccatatttattgccatataattgggcataatagcttttaatgattgcattaatttcctcttccttagaggtGAGGACTCCCTtgtcatcttggatactgttaattttgttactttctttcctttttaaaaattagattgactagtactttgtctattttttttcaaaataccagtttctagtattatttattaattcaatagttctttgacttttaattttattaatttctcctttgagctttaggatctctaatttagtcttcatctgaggatttttaatttgttctctttctaaattttttaatttgtatgcccaattcattgacctctgccttctctaatttgttaatatatgtactcaaggatatgaatttccccctgagtactgctttggttgcatcccatagattttaaaaggatatctcatcattgtcattttcttcaatgaagttattaattgtttctataatttattctttaagtaaccgattttggagaatcatattgtttaatttccaattaacttttttatttgtctctccaagtacccttattaattattattgtcattacacttttatctgagaaggttgcatttattatttctgctcttttgcacttctttgcaatgtttttatgacctaattcatggtcaatctttgggaatgtaccatgtgctgctgaaaagaagttgtgttcctttttgtccctatttatttttctccacatatctattaactctaattttctaagatttcattcacatctcttatatctttcttatttattttttggtttgatttgtctagatcagttagaggaaggttcaggtctcccactagtataattttatgatctatttcatccttgagctcctctagtttctccttttgaaatttggccatttggtgcatgcattttgagtactgatatttcctcattgtctatactgccttttgtcaggatgtaattaccttctctatctcttttgactagatctatttttactttggctttgtcatatatcatgattgagaGTCCTaccttatttttatcagttgatgcccaatagatttgactccatcctcttactttacCCTATGTgttatctaccttcttcatgttgtaaagattaaaatttaggaggaAGCtcgggcaggtagaaattagtttctctctgcaaggagtatgatatttttagaggtttattaaaggttgagaatttaataatatacaagtaagaaaggcatgtgccaTGTGGGCTGAGAGGCCAAtacaatttcactcacatcatgagacacacCTGATTGCCAGTGGtgacaggaagagaagaaatcCCATCTATGtcggagaccctttaaatcatattttcctctaggcccaggtgagaattaagtgagattacaaagcattctggggaagtggagcaaggacttctggggattgaagtcctggattcaagactCCATTTTGACattgtgtttttcttgtagacagcatatgatagggttttggattctaatccactcagcTATTCCTTtgcatttcatgggtgagttcattttaTTCACATTcggagttatgattactagctgtgtatttcccaacattttgatttctactcaagtcctgtcttttcttctttcactatttccttctacaccaatgtttttttaatcattcttcctaattcccacacttattttacttctctttctaccctccccctttcttattccccacttattttctttacagtcttttaaaactaacccccaacctctccctcccttgtactgcttccctccccactagtctgTTTGCTACCCTTTCCCTcacctatagggtgcaaatcaattctctacctcaatggattggattgttctttcctctttgagtcaatttttatggacataagagttgagtatttcctatctccaacctctttattctTCTGGTGTATTGATGTTCACCATGAGCTTTTTTGGGGacttataaatttaccccctttttgtttcatattttcctcaattttttcattcttttcattttgttttatagtttcctgttgccttgtgacatcacttgcttctaattgttttattctggttcttaaatactggattttatccctggcttttttggtcattcttctctttctggtctgattttctttttttttttctaaataatgttaaaatgattatatttttaatatcaatatcCAACTTTCATGATTAATAAGCTATCTAAGAATATCAAaattcaaagaatcacagaaataaAAGAGACAATGAGATATGGATAGTTTACGTCTTTTCTTAGGCAGAATTTAAACCAATGCAAACTCTATGACATTTTCTATCCTCAAAGCTacttaaaattattcactttttttaaatttagacttTTACCAGGCAGTGCTGGGAAAAACCAAACCCAATCCAACTTTCTAGAAAAGAATATTCAGACAAAATATCACTCTTATTAGAACTGAATGTTTCTTGGCTGGTAAGGTTACTTTCTCTTAGTCATACTTAAAACCAGCCTTCTATGTGGATAATTTATGATCACAAATATATATGCTATAAGGATCCCAAATgcgaagcatttattaaataatggaaaagcaaataatttatgctacatataaatatatttctccaGTAAAGTTGCAGTTGATGCCTTATCAGTGCAAGCAATCCTGTGTCTTACAAGGCTATGACAATAAATTGAGGCAAACCTTGCTGACAGAATATGCTTGTTCTGAGCACCAGACTAACCATGCATGGAAAGGCTcacaaaattattttggcaaaatcaattttaaaaatactgtttacTATGGCACAAAAACGGTTTCAATGTAAACCAATAGCAGGTATATACATatcaatgatttcattaataCTTTAAGTACTGATGGTATGTACACATTATATTTCTtacatttcttcctttaaatattttttcccatatttttcaagaaaatacattttttaaaaaggttgaaaagatatagaaaacTGCTCTACTAATCTAATGTTTATTTTCCCTAACTAGTATAAAAGTTAGCAGTAAAATATCAAGTTTTCACTTTTCAAGCATGAAGGCCTAGTTACATATATCCCATGTTGCTTTTGGTTTCCCATCTCTTCTTTGCTTCAAACCCCCATgcaagtttcttctttttttgagccTCTTGTGAAGTTTCAGCATCTTTTTTAGCCTTTACAAAATTACGGCAAGCAACAGCTTTGGCAATTTTTACTCCAAGCTCCCGAGTAGCTAACCTATTACTTAGTTCTTCTGCTTTCTCAATATCCCCTTCAGCCACAGATTTGTCGATGCTCACTTCAAGGCCAGACTTTAGAAGTTCTCTATTGCTTATGAGGGGTTCAAACTTATCATTTATTCCAAAATACTGAGTAAGCTCCTTCCACTGGGCTTCATTTGAAGATTGTTGACTGCCAGACTCTTCATTATTCAATTTATCTTTTCTGGGACGTTTTCTTTTAGTCCTTCTGCTTCTAGAATTTGTTACAGTTCTCAGTTCAGAATGTTTTTTATGTAATTCTTGAAACTTATTCCACATATTTAGGGGAACTCCAGATGGACACGCTTCATCAGCATTTTTTGTATCTGTCTCTGCCCCATTTTTAGGTCCACCAGTATGGAAAACAGGGAGCCTGACTTCTCCAGTTACATCATCTCCCttatcttcctttgaactgaGTTCTGAAATCTTCACTGTGGTCTCATCCTCAGAACTCAACTCAATATCACTTTCATTCACCCCAGGTGGTAACAGTCCACTCCACATCTTCTTTTCCGACCGGCTCCCGCGATCCGGCAGCCATTTTGAGACATCGTCAACatcctgattttctttggaggtcatctttcatcctctttgcctcatctttaatctcctttgtctcatctttcatcttctttgcctcttctttcatcttctttgtctcattttccagctgattaattttggctttcaagacactgttttctgtttccagatgtcttatcttgcttttaaagttgtcatcagcctctcttaattgtattttgaattgtattttgagttcttccagaacctgtatccaattctctgggttttctgttttttgttctttgttttgcttggagttacctcatccttctctgttccatttgctctttgttcattgcctgtatagaagctgtcaattttaatttctttttttctttttctgttgtttgctcatatttaccccttctttactctctgctgttgcctgagctcttgctcctctcatttttttgtggttttatgcttttctttccaccttcacccttggaattttgtcagtaaatctctcagtgtagtctatGGGGGAGGGATGTTAgaacttgagcttctctgccctctggaagctttgatgggattaagtccagcagtctgtgggggagggatttTGGAGCTTCAGTTTTCctgccctctggaagctttgatgggattaagtctgtctgggttgctggatgtgccctggggTCAAACACTCAGGGAGGAGGGGTCAATATGGTATGTTTCCACTGCTGCAGCTATGCCTCCCACTCTGCCCTCTggtttctcctctatctgcttccccactgcctgtgttggatgctctgagcctggcacagttttgcccacaaggtactccctccagaccagcgcctttgcccacccagagaatccagctgctgctggaggcttagctctCTAGGTGAGGGAGATTTCTcaggaccttctttcttccttccccttaaacaggAATTTTCtcaaattctgacttttggggacataccttttaatttgagtccaccaggagggttccttgtctctgtcttgttgttagatttgattttcattcccctaggagcatttagtttataatcagtaaggaagggttttcggagatctgaatgtttgctgcctctatgtTACCATCTTGCCTCCGCCTCTCTTAGATTTAGTTTAGatatagaaatttagttaggcTGAAGTATTTTGAAGACAGGGATTGGTTAGGTAGAATTAAGtaagataagataagaaaattagatactgacttgttCAACATCATATATtacacaagaaaaacaaactaaattGCAAATAAACacgtaaatatatgtatatatataagtagGGTatatataataggattgtaaattaattgtattatagtgtgtatatatatgtaaaatatgtgtagtagtagtctctcggtaaccgaggatgacaattgtcctttgtgctccaacatgccctaagcattccacagtgctttgctgagtcACCAtttcagccattgaaccttcttattggtttcgtCCGTCTATTCAGcctaagcagtcttcacatgctgggtaagcaaagccctggttcaccaggggtcgacgacccgatggctaccctcacaaggtttagccggcctgtcgaagctgtcgCCTGGGGTGTGGCCATTGCCGCATGCTAGAAGCTACTAggagctacaagtgagagctgggtgtcaggtgagggtcagaagctggagagatg encodes:
- the LOC100029621 gene encoding protein FAM204A-like, producing MWSGLLPPGVNESDIELSSEDETTVKISELSSKEDKGDDVTGEVRLPVFHTGGPKNGAETDTKNADEACPSGVPLNMWNKFQELHKKHSELRTVTNSRSRRTKRKRPRKDKLNNEESGSQQSSNEAQWKELTQYFGINDKFEPLISNRELLKSGLEVSIDKSVAEGDIEKAEELSNRLATRELGVKIAKAVACRNFVKAKKDAETSQEAQKKKKLAWGFEAKKRWETKSNMGYM